The Deinococcus depolymerans DNA window TGCGAAGCAGGGCGAGTGGGAGCAGAGCGGGGCCTGCCGGACGTGGCGCTGGCAACCCGGTGCTGTCCCGGGTTGTTAACGAAACAAACGGAATCCGTATCATACGGACTCCGATTGAATGGGCTGCAAAGACCATTCAATCCGAGCGGATGCGACTCGTAGAGCTGCTCCGCAGAGTAGGAGAGAAACGGATTCCGGACGTGGAGTTGGCAGATCGGTGCTGTCCCGGGTTGTCAACGAAATAAACGGAATTCGTATAACGCTCCGCAGGAGAGCGGGTGAAGGTGGACGGGCCGGATGGACTGGCACAGCCGCAAAGCAGAGAAGGGAGGCGCCGGACGTCTGTTCTTCCGGTGCCTCCCTTTGGAGAACGGCTCTGGCTGGCCGTTCGTATCACCCGGGTCAGCGGGTCTGGTCGGGGATCACCAGGGTTTTCAGGGCGGCGCCGCCACTCCAGACGCTGCGCAGGCTGCCCTGCAGGGCGGAGTTGCGCACGGCGGTGTACAGCGCGGGCGGCAGGCTGGCGGACGGGTAGGTGGCGCGGGTGCCGCGGGCGTCGACCTTCACGTCCATCGGGAAGCCCAGGGCGACCGTGGAGATCAGCAGGCCGCCCAGCAGGAACCCGCCGAGCGCACCGGCGCCCAGATGCCAGGGTTGTTCGAGGGGGGCGGGGATCAGGCGGCCGATGGCGGCGGCGGTGCCGAAGGCCAGCAGGACCGCGAGGATCAGCGCGGCGGGCGCACCGGCCCCGAGCGAATTGGCAAGGAAGCACACGGCGACGCCCGCGACGCCCCAGGCCAGTCCGGCGAGGCCGCGCCGGGCGCCCAGCGCGGTCAGGACGGCCCAGAGGGTGACGAGCAGGGCATCGAACCAGGTGATCACGTCGGTCAGTCTAGCGGGTCGGGGCTTACAGTTTTGCTGCAGGCCGGACCTGGGGGCCTTCGTCCTGTTCCGGTGGCGGCGGTGGCCTACACTGCGGGCATGATTCGCGTGTTGCTCGTGGACGATCACGCGCTGTTCCGTCAGGGACTGCGCAGCCTGCTGGAATCCGAGGGGATGCGCGTCATCGGGGAGGCCGCCAACGGCCGCGAGGCGATCCGCTACGCGGCCGACACCCACCCGGACGTGATCCTGATGGATATCCAGATGCCGGAACTCGACGGGGTGAAGGCCACGCAGAGCATCCTAGAGATCGACCCGGCGGCGCGGGTGATCATGATCACCATGTACCGCCAGGACCGCTACGTGTTCGAGGCCGTCAAGGCCGGGGCGCGCGGCTACGTCCTCAAGGACGCCGACGCGACCACGCTGCTGGACGTGATCCGGCGGGTCGCGGCGGGAGAGGCGCTGCTGGACGCCGACATGGCCCAGAACGTCCTCGACGACTTCCGGGACAAGCGCGAGGAACTGCCCAGCGAGAAGCACGCCGACCTGAACGAACGCGAGACCATGATCCTGAAACTGCTGGCGCAGGGCTTCTCGAACCAGGACATCGCGCTGCGCCTGGACATCAGCGAGAAGACGGTCCGCAACCGCCTCAGCGAGATCTTCACGAAGCTGCAACTGAACAACCGCACGCAGGCGGCGCTGTACGCCATCCGCGAGGGAATCGCGAACCTCGAATGAGCCGCGCGAAGGTGGCGGCGCCCGTGACCTTCCGCGCCGGGTGCGCGCGCGAGTGGGTGATCGAGACGACCGAACCGGACCTCGCGTACACCGATCAGGCGTTCCCGGAGTGCCCCACCTGCCCGCACCGCGTGGAACCGGACGGCGGGCCGCCCTTCTGCACGCTGCGCCCGGTGGGAACGGCGCACCCGTTCGCGGCGCTGGCCGGCCTGATCCTCCCGGACTGACATGATGCGGGGGAGGGGAGGGCCGGAAGAAGCGCAGGCCCTGGCGGCGTTCGGGGCCCGGCTGCGCGGCGCCGGGTTTTCCGGAACGGTGGGCCTGTGGGTGGGCACGCTGGACGGCCAGCCCCTGGCGGTCCTGAACGGGGACCGGGTGTTCCCGGCGGCCAGCACGATCAAGGTGCCGCTGCTGGTCATGGCGTTGCAGGCCGCGCAGCGCGGCGACCTGAGCCTGGCGGACCGGGTGACGGTGCAGGCGGCCGACCGCGTGCCGGGGGCCGGGGTGCTGCACGAACTGGGGCCGGGGTTGGCGCTGTCCTGGCAGGACGCACTGACCCTGATGATCATCGTCAGTGACAACACCGCCACGAACCTGACCATCGAGCGGCTGGGCGTGGCGGCCGTGAACGACTGGCTGACCGCGCAGGGGCTGACCGGCACGCGGTTGGTCGGGAAGCTGCAGCTGCCGCCAGAGCAGCGGAACGAGGCGCAGCGGCGCGGGGAGCGCAACGCCGTGTGCGCCCGTGATCAGGCGCAGCTGCTGGGCCGCCTGCTGGCGGGCGACCTGCTCGACCCGGCGCACACGGCGCTGGCCCTGGGCATCCTGGAACGGCAGCAGTACCGTGACCTGATCGGCCGTGGCGTCCCGGCCCACCCGGACGGCACGCCGCTGTACCGCGTGGCCAGCAAGAGCGGCGAGTTGACGGGCGTTCACCATGACGTGGGTGTGGTGTTCACGCCCCGGCCCCTGGTGGTGGCGCTGCTGTCCGAGGGCGGCGCGGACCCGCGTGAGCATCCGCAGAACCGGGATGTGACGGCCCTGGCAGGGGCGCTCTGGCCGCTGCTGGCGCGGCTGGGTCGGGTGGACGCTCCGTGGGTGGCGCCGGGGGGCCACGGGGACATTTAACCGCTCGGTAAGGTGCAGTATGAACGATACCGAAGTCTCGCGGGCAGCACTTAAAACACCGCTGGGAACGCATTCGGTGCGTGCTATGCTGACCCGCAACAGGCCACTTCAGAACGAAGGCCATTTTTCCGTAGAAGAGGTTCCATCCGCCACGCGGCGGGGACGATAAGGCCACTTCACGCTGAGGGAGAGGGAACGTGGAAAGAAACGACGCTGTCATGCCCTGGGTCGCCATCGTCAGTGCGGCCATCATGTGGATCATCCTGCTGTTCCTGTTCAACAAGGAAACGGCACCGGAGCCTGTGGTGGTGGACCCGGCGGTCGTGGCGAACATCAGCAAGGAGTACCCCACGGTCGGGAAGACCGTATTCGAGCAGACCGGCGGGTGCGCCGGCTGTCACGGTATAAACGGTCAGGGCGGCGTGGGTCCTGCGCTGGCCGGCGACGAGAAGATCCTGAAGGATCCGGTCTACGTCCACACCATCATCGTCAAGGGCAAGGGCGGCATGCCCGCCTTCGGTGACAAGCTCAAGGAGAATGAGGTCTACGCGGTCGCGAACTACGTCCTGAACTCCTGGGGCAACAAGATCGAAGAACCCCTGACGCCCGCCACGGTTGCCGAGGGGCAGACCAAGGTGGATCCGGCCGTGCTGAAGAACCGCAGCCGGTTTGTGCCTGAGGATCTCAAACTGCCTGAGATTTTCCTGGGTACCTTCATTCTAGTGCTGCTCACCTACGGCCTGATCGGCCTGTACAGCGTCTGGGCCGAGGGCCTGGAACTGCATCCCGGCATTCACAAGGTCCGTTCCACCCCGCTGGCGACCCTGGGCATTCTGACCACCCTGGGCCTGAGCATCCTGTTCAGCGTGCTGTTCGTGCGTCAGATGGTCACCGATTACGCCGGTTGGGGTGCCAAGGAACCGGTCATGCCGAACGTGACTGCCGAAGGCTTCTACGCCGCGATGATCCTGCTGATGATCGCAGCAAGTATTGGCCTGTACAAGAAGTACTTCATGGACGGCGAGGTGCTGGTCGAGGATGCCAGCGGCGAATTCCCCTGGTAAGCGCCCCGCTCCTGGCTGCTCACCGCCCCACAGGCAAGAGGTTTGAATCATGACCCGTTATAAGAAACAGGATCCCGAAATTACGCGCCGCAAGTTCATCAATGTCGCCATGGGTACCACCGCTGCCGTCGGTACGGTCAGTCTCGTGAGTGCCTTGGGCACAGCCAACCCCGTCTTCCGCCTAACACCGGACAAAGCCCCACCTGTCAAGGGGGACGTGCTCGTCCACGCCGAGGAGAGCAAGGAAGGCCAGCTGATCAAGGTAAGCGAACTCAGTGACAAGCTGGTACGCGCTTGGCCTATGGGCAAGGATAAGGACGGTAATAACGTCATCCGTAAGGGAGAACCGAATAACATCTTGGCGTTGTATCGTTTCCCTAAGGGACAGATCGTGGAACCCACCAAGCTTGATGCTACCGTGGACGGCGAGATCGTCGCCTACAGCGATATTTGTACCCACGCCGGATGCTCAGTCAGCGACAGCGACCAAGGCGACGGCATGAAATGCCCCTGCCACTCCGGTCAATACGATCCTAAACGTGGCTGCAAGGTCATCGGCGGACCACCCCCCCGTCCGTTGGCCCAGCTGCCCATTAAGTTGGAAGGGGACAAGCTTGTCGTGGCTGACTTCTTTGCCAGCATGCCGTACCCCTTCCTCAGCGAGGATGAGTGGGAAAAATTCAAGAAGGAAGTGGAGGAGCAGCTCGCATGAACCAGTGGCTTGACGAACGTCTGCACATCTCGCGCCTGAACGACAAGTTCCTGCGCAAAGCCTTCCCGGTGCATCACTCGTTCTTCTTAGGCGAGATCACGCTTTTCTCGCTGATCGTTCTGATTATCACCGGCATCCTGCTGGCCTTGGCGTACGAGCCCAGCAACTCTCTGGTCGTGAACACCTTCGATCCCGGTACGGCCACCAAACCGAATCTGGTGCCAGCTGCCTACCATTCAGCACTGAAGATCAATGCTATGCCCTTTGGAGACATGTTGCGCCGCCTGCACCACTGGATGGCGAACATCATGGTCGCAGCTGCCGTGATTCACATGATGCGCATCTACTTTACGGGCGCGTTCAAGAAACCCCGTGAGATCAACTGGTGGATCGGCATGCTGCTGCTGATCTTCGCCGCACTGACGGCCGTGACTGGCTATATTCTGCCCTACGACAACTACGCCTACAACACCGTGAAGGTCGTGTATGCCATCACTGCATCCATCCCCTGGGTGGGCGACTGGGTCGCGCAAGCCGCCTTCGCCGGAAAATTCCCCGGCGCCGGGATCATCCCTCGCATCTACGGGTATCACATCATGCTGCTGCCCGGCATCCTGCTGGCCCTGACCGGCGCGCACATGCTGATCATGATCAAGCAGAAGCACACGCAGCCGCAGTACGCCAAGCGTCTGGCCTACAAGAAGATCGTGGGCGTGCCGCTCATGACTCAGCAAACCCCCATCATGCTGATCCTGGCCCTTATGTTCACCGGTCTGGTCATGCTGTTTGCCGCTTTCGTGCCGGTTCACCCGGTCGAGTTCTTTGGTCCGCCCAGCACCACGCCTATCAACAACATCAAGCCCGACTGGTACCTGCTGTGGGTCTTTGGCGCTCTGGCCATCATTCCCAGCTTCGAATGGCACCTGTTCGGTGGCCTGATCGGTGCTGAGTTTGTGGGCGCGCTGGTGCTTCCTGGTATCGTCATGGGCCTGATGTTCGCTGTTCCCATGCTGGACCGGACCACCGAGAACCAATACTACGCTGAGAACCCCACCAACCACCCGGTGCGGCTGGCAGCAGGTGTGGCATTCTTCGCAATGATGATTGTGCTATCGGTTGCCGGTTACAAACCAGAACTGATCAGCTCGGGACTGCTGACCACCGCGAATGCCAACACCATCTTGTGGATCCTCACCTTCCTGATTCCCACTGTGTCGTACTTCGCCGTGCTGGGCATCGTGCGCGGCATCCGCGCCCTGCGTGAAGCGGACGAGCGCGAAAGCCTCGCCCACGCCCACGCCGACGACTGATCAGCGCCGCCTGACGGTCACCTCCGCCCGGGTCGCGCACCTGGGCGGAGGTTCTCTTTGACGTCTGGCGTGGGGCCGCCTGTGCTTGACTGAACCGATGGATGACCTTGCCCACCTTCTGAGTGATCAGGCGCGCCGGTTGAACCTGGGCGGCCTGTCCCCTGCCGACGCCCCGCCCGAGGCGCTGGCGGAACTGGCCCGCGTGACCCTTCGTGAACTGATCGCGCGGGGCCTGCTGCCGGACCCGGATCCCGCCGTGGGGTGCTGGAGTGCGCCCCGGTCCGGACTGCACTGATGATGGAAGGGGGGTCACCATCCGCAGGAGGGGGGCTTCGTGGTCACGGGCAGGGGGCTGCCGGGCCGCTGGCGGGATAAGGAAGAACGCCGCCTCCGGGTGGGAGACGGCGGGTGTGGTCAGGGGTGGGTCAGGCCTGAACGCGGGGCGTGCTGGGGATGTTCGCGGCGGGCGTGGCGCCCTGGCGGGTGCCGGCGGCGTAGCCGACCTGCGCGCCGAACTGCCAGGCCAGTTTGATCATGAACTGGATGGCGTCCTCGTCGTTCGAGTTGATCAGGGTCCGCAGGTGTTCCGGCAGTCCGTCGGGGAGGGGCATGGCCCGGAGCTGCTCGCCGTACTCACTGCGGAGCTGCTCGAACCACTCGGCATAGGGGTTCGTCATGCCTCCATCTTAACAGCGGGACGCTCAAGGAATGTAAGCCGGGCGGTGCCGGCCGGGTCCGGGGTGCGGGAGGAACTTTGCCTTCCAGGCACCTTTTTATTATTCGAATGGTGTTACGCTTCACGCATGACCGCGACGACCACCCAGGACACCAGCGGCGGCATTCCCGCCCGCGAGATCAGCATCAGCGAATTCGGCGCGCAGAAAGCCCAGGGCATCCTCGCCAACAGCGGCAAGGAGAATGCCGGCGTGCGCGTGTTCATCAAGAGCGGCGGCTGCAGCGGCTACCAGTACGGCATGGCCATCGACGACCGTGAGCTCGAAGGCGACACCATCGTGTACGACCGCGGCGTGAAACTGCTCGTCGACCGCATGAGCCTGCCCCTGCTGCGCGGCAGCGAGGTGGATTTCGTCGAGAACATGATGGGTGGCGGCTTTACCGTGAACAACCCCAACGCCACCTCCGCCTGCGGCTGCGGTTCGTCGTTCCGCACGGACGGCTCGCAGTCCCCGGACGGCGAGGGCGCGGGCGGCTGCTCCAGCCACTGAAGTCCTGACGGTCTTCCACTCAGCGCACTCCGTTCCCTGCGCGCCCCGGTCCTTCCTGGCCGGGGCGCGCCGCGTTGTGGCTGGCGCCGGGCACCTGCGGGGCCCCCGGTACACCCGAAAGATGAACCCCGCCCGCGCCTCCACCCGGCCGAGGTGGTCGGCACCACCCTTGACGGCGCGTTAATGGGCCTTATACTGACGCTCATCATTCAAGGAAAAGGGCAGCAGCATCAGCCCAGTGTTCAGGGAGGCCATCATGAAAAAGACCTTTGCCCTTACTGCATTCCTCCTCGGCGCCGCGCTCGCAGGACCTGCTAACAACAGCCTCGTCGTCGGCACGTCGCAGGAACCGCCGAACATCTACGACCCCTGGAACACCAACAACCTCGCCATCACCAGCGAGATCAACGGGTACATGGGCGCCGGCCTGACCTACCAGGACGACAACGGCGACACCAAGGCCGACATCGCCACCCGCGTGCCCACCCTCGCCAACGGCGATTACAAGGTCGTCAAGGACGCCAAGGGCGACGTGATCCGCAACTCCGTCACGTACACCATCCGCAAGGACGCCAAGTGGAGCGACGGCACGCCCATCAAGGTCGCCGACTTCCAGTTCTGGCTGAAGCTGGAGAACGACGACCGCGTGCCCGTGCCCAGCCGTGACCCCTGGGACCGCGCCAAGATCACCGTCAACGACACGGACACCTTCACCATCACCTTCGAGCCGCCCTACCTGTTCGCCGATCAGGTCAGCCCCGGTCTGGCGCCCAGCCATATCATGGGCAGCGCCTTCAACACCTTCGACACCAAGACGAAGAACGAGAAGGACGCCAAGGTCGTCAACGAGGAGTGGAAGAAGTTCATCTCGTCGTTCACCACCGCCCGCAACCTGCCCAAGGTGGTGGCCGGGCCGTTCAAACCCACCGCGTGGCGCACCGGCAACAGCCTGACCATGACCCGCAACCCGGTCTACTGGAACCAGCCGAAGAACCCGGACAACTACGTGCAGACCGTCACGTACCGCTTCATTCCGAACACCAACACCCTGAAGGTGAACATCCTGTCCGGGCAGCTCGACGCGGTCAGCGCCGTCGGCCTGACCTTCGACCAGGGCACCGACCTCGCCCGCAACGAACGCAACAAGTACAAGACGTACTTCGTGTCCGGCGCGGTCTGGGAGCACATCGACATCAACGCCCGCGGCCAGCGTGCCAAGGACCTCGACCTCGACGATCCCCGCATGCGTCAGGCGCTGCTGTACGCCATCGACCGTGACGCGCTGACCAAGGCGCTGTTCCAGGGCAAGCAGGCGGTGTCCAACAGCTGGATCGGGCCGGTCAGCAAGCTGTACAAGAAGGACGTCAACGACTACAACGTGAACGTCGCCAAGGCCAAGCAGCTGTTCGCGGCGCTCGGCTGGACGCCCGGCAGCGACGGCGTGCTGCAGAAGGGCGGCAAGAAGCTCACCCTGAACTTCTCCACCACCGCCGGGAACTCCACCCGCGAGCGCGTGCAGCAGATCCTCCAGGCGCAGTGGAAGGCCGTGGGCGTGCAGGTGAACATCCAGAACTACCCCGCCAGCGTCATCTTCGGGCCGGACTTCCTGAGCAAGGGCGAGAGCGGCAAGTGGGACATGGCCATGTACGCCTGGTCGAACAACCCCGTCTTCGAGGAAGGCAACCTCTGGAAGAGCGAGGGCATCCCCACCGCCGCCAACGGCTACTCCGGCCAGAACAACCCGGGCTGGAGCAACGCCGAGTACGACAAGCTGTACAAGCAGGCGCGCGTGGAATTCAACCAGGCCGACCGCATCAAGCTCTTTGACCGCATGCAGGCCATCTGGAACGCCGAGGTGCCCTCCCTGCCCCTGTACTTCCGCGTGAACGTGTACACCAAGGTCCCGGGCCTCGTGAACTACACCTTCAGCGCCATCACGCAGTACCCCAGCTGGAACGCCGCGAACATCGGCTGGGCCAGCAAGGGCGCCGTCGAGGAGTACAAGCAGAAGTAACCCCAGCGGGCGCGTCCACCGCGGGTGGGCCACCCGGCACCGGGCGCGGGAGGGAAGGCACACACGCTTTCCCTCCCGCGCCGTTTTTTCAGGAGTTCGAACATGGGAACCTACGCATTACGCCGCGTCCTTCAGATGATCCCGCTGCTGCTGGTGATCAGCCTGCTGATCTTCGGCCTGACCGCCCTGCAACCCGGCGACCCGGTGGATCAGCTGGTGTTCGGGAACAGCAACATCACCCCGGAGGACATCGCCCGCCTGAAAGCCTCCTACGGCCTGGACCAGCCGTGGATCACCCGGTACTTCTTCTGGCTCAAGCAGGCCGTCACCGGGAACTTCGGGTACTCGCAGGACTTCGGGATTCCCGCGCTGGAGTACGTGTTCCAGAACCGCCTGCCGAACACGCTGCTGCTGACCGTTCCGGCGCTGATCATCAGCACCCTGATCGCCGTGCCGCTGGGCATCTTCAGCGCCGTGCGGCAGTACTCGCCGCTGGATTACATCCTGACCTTCTTCGCGTTCGTGGCGGTCAGCGCCCCGGTGTTCTGGGTGGGCGCCCTGGCGCTGTACTTCTTCGCGATCTCCCTGCCGCAACTCACGGGGGGGCTGCTGTCCCTGCCGCCGGGCGGGCTGGGCGGCGACGTGCCCCCGGAAGCCGGGTGGTGGGCGGTGGCGCTCGACAAGCTGAAGTACCTGCTGCTCCCCCTGATGATCCTGATGCTGCGCGAGATCGCGGTCACGCTGCGCTTCATGCGCGCGAACATGCTCGAGACGCTCACGCAGGACTACGTGCGCACCGCCCGCGCCAAGGGCCTCGCCGACCGCCGGGTGCTGTACAAGCACGCGCTGCGCAACGCCGTGACGCCCATCGTGACCCTGCTGGGCCTGAGCATCCCCGGCCTGTTCGGCGGCGCCGTCATCACCGAGACCGTGTTCTCCTGGCCCGGCATGGGCAAGGCCATCCTGGACGCGCTGGTCAGCAAGGACTTCAACGTGGTGATGGTCTGCCTGATGATGCTGGCCGTCCTGACCGTGGTGTTCCAGCTGCTGACCGACCTCGCCTACGCCCTCGTTGACCCCCGGATCCGGTACTCCTGATGACCACCATGCCCGCCTCCACGCCCGCCCCCGCCAAGAGCCGCTCGACCATGCAGATCGCCATGCGCCGCCTGCGCCGCCACCGGGCCGCCATGGCCAGCCTGATCGTGATCGCCGCGCTGATCCTGACCGCGGTCTTCGCGCCGCTCATCGCGCCGTACGACCCGAACGCGCAGGACCTCGCGGGAATCTACGCGCCGCCCAGCGCGCAGCACGTCCTGGGGCAGGACAGCCTGGGCCGCGACCTGCTGTCCCGCATCATCTACGGCAGCCGCGTCAGCCTGATCGTGGGCTTCACCGTCGCGCTGTTCAGCGTCGCGCTCGGCACCCTGATGGGCCTGCTCGCGGGCTTCCTGGGCCGCTGGGCCGACACGGCCATCAGCCGCTTCATCGAGGTCATGCTGTCCATCCCCGAACTGCCCCTGCAGCTGACCATCAGCGGCCTGTTCGCCGTCAGTGACCTTCCCGCCATCGCGTCCCTGCGGCAGAACCCGAACTCCAGCGTGTTCATCATCGTCGGGATCTTCACCTTCTTCGGCTGGATGGGCACCGCCAGGCTCGTGCGCGGCGAGGTCCTGAAACTCAAGAACCTGGAGTACGTGGACGCCGCCCGCGCCCTGGGCGCCGGGGACGCCCGCATCATGTTCCGTCACCTCGTGCCGAACGTCGTCGCGGTGATCATCGTGAACGGCACCCTGGCCGTCGGCGGCGCGATCCTCGGCGAGGCCGCCCTGTCCTTCCTGGGTTTCGGCATCCAGCCGCCCGTCAGCACCTGGGGGAACATGCTCTCCAACGCGAACGAGGTCGTGCTGGAACACCCCTTCATCGCGGTGTACCCGGGCCTCGCGATCCTGATCACCGTGCTGGCCTTCAACTTCCTGGGCGACGGCCTGCGCGACGCCTTCGACCCCAAGAGCCGCCTGTAAGGCTCGCCTGCCCGGACCGAGCGGGTGTTCCACAACCGGGGGCGGTCTGCCTTCCCGCGTTCCCATCCACGTCACCCCGGCAGGTCGTAGCCTGTGGGGGTGACGTGTTTCCCTGCCTGCCGGAGAGCCCCTTGAAGTACGACCTGCGTTTCCCCGTGGTGATCGCCGCCCTGCTGGTCGTGGGCCTGATGACGGTCAGCACGGCCGCCCTGTCCCCCCGCGCGTCCAGCGGGATCTTCAGCAAGCAGCTGCTGGGCGTGGCCCTGGCCGCCGCGCCCATCGCGCTGATGTGGTGGGCCGGCCGTGACCGCATCTACCGCGCCGCGCCGTACCTGTACGGGCTGGCGCTGCTGATGCAGGTCAGTACGTTCGTGATCGGCAAGGAGGTGAACGGGCAGCGTAACTGGATCGTGCTGGGGCCGCTGCAGTTCCAGCCGCTGGAAATCCTGAAGTTCGCGCTGATCCTGATGCTGGCCGTCACGCTGCGCGAGGGATTCAAGGGCGCCAAGACGTACGTGCGGGCGCTGGCGGTGTTCCTGCCGCCGCTGGCCCTGGTGGTCATCCAGGATTTCGGCGGGGCGATGGTGCTGTGCGTGATGTTCGCCGTGATGCTGCTCGCCGCGCGCATCCCGGTCTGGCACGCGGTACTCGCGGCCCTGGCGGTCGGGACCGCGGTGCCGACCGTGCTGTACCCGCACCTGGAACCCTACCAGCAGAAACGGCTGACCATCTTCCTGGACCCGTACCAGGACCCGCGTGGCGCCGGGTACCAGGTGATCCAGAGCACCATCGCGGTCGGCAGCGGCGGCCTGCAGGGCAAGGGGTACAAGCAGGGCAGTCAGTCCCACAACGGCTTCCTGCCC harbors:
- a CDS encoding response regulator transcription factor; protein product: MIRVLLVDDHALFRQGLRSLLESEGMRVIGEAANGREAIRYAADTHPDVILMDIQMPELDGVKATQSILEIDPAARVIMITMYRQDRYVFEAVKAGARGYVLKDADATTLLDVIRRVAAGEALLDADMAQNVLDDFRDKREELPSEKHADLNERETMILKLLAQGFSNQDIALRLDISEKTVRNRLSEIFTKLQLNNRTQAALYAIREGIANLE
- a CDS encoding serine hydrolase, which produces MMRGRGGPEEAQALAAFGARLRGAGFSGTVGLWVGTLDGQPLAVLNGDRVFPAASTIKVPLLVMALQAAQRGDLSLADRVTVQAADRVPGAGVLHELGPGLALSWQDALTLMIIVSDNTATNLTIERLGVAAVNDWLTAQGLTGTRLVGKLQLPPEQRNEAQRRGERNAVCARDQAQLLGRLLAGDLLDPAHTALALGILERQQYRDLIGRGVPAHPDGTPLYRVASKSGELTGVHHDVGVVFTPRPLVVALLSEGGADPREHPQNRDVTALAGALWPLLARLGRVDAPWVAPGGHGDI
- a CDS encoding cytochrome c, whose translation is MERNDAVMPWVAIVSAAIMWIILLFLFNKETAPEPVVVDPAVVANISKEYPTVGKTVFEQTGGCAGCHGINGQGGVGPALAGDEKILKDPVYVHTIIVKGKGGMPAFGDKLKENEVYAVANYVLNSWGNKIEEPLTPATVAEGQTKVDPAVLKNRSRFVPEDLKLPEIFLGTFILVLLTYGLIGLYSVWAEGLELHPGIHKVRSTPLATLGILTTLGLSILFSVLFVRQMVTDYAGWGAKEPVMPNVTAEGFYAAMILLMIAASIGLYKKYFMDGEVLVEDASGEFPW
- a CDS encoding ubiquinol-cytochrome c reductase iron-sulfur subunit, translating into MTRYKKQDPEITRRKFINVAMGTTAAVGTVSLVSALGTANPVFRLTPDKAPPVKGDVLVHAEESKEGQLIKVSELSDKLVRAWPMGKDKDGNNVIRKGEPNNILALYRFPKGQIVEPTKLDATVDGEIVAYSDICTHAGCSVSDSDQGDGMKCPCHSGQYDPKRGCKVIGGPPPRPLAQLPIKLEGDKLVVADFFASMPYPFLSEDEWEKFKKEVEEQLA
- a CDS encoding cytochrome bc complex cytochrome b subunit, coding for MNQWLDERLHISRLNDKFLRKAFPVHHSFFLGEITLFSLIVLIITGILLALAYEPSNSLVVNTFDPGTATKPNLVPAAYHSALKINAMPFGDMLRRLHHWMANIMVAAAVIHMMRIYFTGAFKKPREINWWIGMLLLIFAALTAVTGYILPYDNYAYNTVKVVYAITASIPWVGDWVAQAAFAGKFPGAGIIPRIYGYHIMLLPGILLALTGAHMLIMIKQKHTQPQYAKRLAYKKIVGVPLMTQQTPIMLILALMFTGLVMLFAAFVPVHPVEFFGPPSTTPINNIKPDWYLLWVFGALAIIPSFEWHLFGGLIGAEFVGALVLPGIVMGLMFAVPMLDRTTENQYYAENPTNHPVRLAAGVAFFAMMIVLSVAGYKPELISSGLLTTANANTILWILTFLIPTVSYFAVLGIVRGIRALREADERESLAHAHADD
- a CDS encoding DdrH — its product is MTNPYAEWFEQLRSEYGEQLRAMPLPDGLPEHLRTLINSNDEDAIQFMIKLAWQFGAQVGYAAGTRQGATPAANIPSTPRVQA
- a CDS encoding iron-sulfur cluster assembly accessory protein — protein: MTATTTQDTSGGIPAREISISEFGAQKAQGILANSGKENAGVRVFIKSGGCSGYQYGMAIDDRELEGDTIVYDRGVKLLVDRMSLPLLRGSEVDFVENMMGGGFTVNNPNATSACGCGSSFRTDGSQSPDGEGAGGCSSH
- a CDS encoding peptide ABC transporter substrate-binding protein; translation: MKKTFALTAFLLGAALAGPANNSLVVGTSQEPPNIYDPWNTNNLAITSEINGYMGAGLTYQDDNGDTKADIATRVPTLANGDYKVVKDAKGDVIRNSVTYTIRKDAKWSDGTPIKVADFQFWLKLENDDRVPVPSRDPWDRAKITVNDTDTFTITFEPPYLFADQVSPGLAPSHIMGSAFNTFDTKTKNEKDAKVVNEEWKKFISSFTTARNLPKVVAGPFKPTAWRTGNSLTMTRNPVYWNQPKNPDNYVQTVTYRFIPNTNTLKVNILSGQLDAVSAVGLTFDQGTDLARNERNKYKTYFVSGAVWEHIDINARGQRAKDLDLDDPRMRQALLYAIDRDALTKALFQGKQAVSNSWIGPVSKLYKKDVNDYNVNVAKAKQLFAALGWTPGSDGVLQKGGKKLTLNFSTTAGNSTRERVQQILQAQWKAVGVQVNIQNYPASVIFGPDFLSKGESGKWDMAMYAWSNNPVFEEGNLWKSEGIPTAANGYSGQNNPGWSNAEYDKLYKQARVEFNQADRIKLFDRMQAIWNAEVPSLPLYFRVNVYTKVPGLVNYTFSAITQYPSWNAANIGWASKGAVEEYKQK
- a CDS encoding ABC transporter permease produces the protein MGTYALRRVLQMIPLLLVISLLIFGLTALQPGDPVDQLVFGNSNITPEDIARLKASYGLDQPWITRYFFWLKQAVTGNFGYSQDFGIPALEYVFQNRLPNTLLLTVPALIISTLIAVPLGIFSAVRQYSPLDYILTFFAFVAVSAPVFWVGALALYFFAISLPQLTGGLLSLPPGGLGGDVPPEAGWWAVALDKLKYLLLPLMILMLREIAVTLRFMRANMLETLTQDYVRTARAKGLADRRVLYKHALRNAVTPIVTLLGLSIPGLFGGAVITETVFSWPGMGKAILDALVSKDFNVVMVCLMMLAVLTVVFQLLTDLAYALVDPRIRYS
- a CDS encoding ABC transporter permease, which translates into the protein MTTMPASTPAPAKSRSTMQIAMRRLRRHRAAMASLIVIAALILTAVFAPLIAPYDPNAQDLAGIYAPPSAQHVLGQDSLGRDLLSRIIYGSRVSLIVGFTVALFSVALGTLMGLLAGFLGRWADTAISRFIEVMLSIPELPLQLTISGLFAVSDLPAIASLRQNPNSSVFIIVGIFTFFGWMGTARLVRGEVLKLKNLEYVDAARALGAGDARIMFRHLVPNVVAVIIVNGTLAVGGAILGEAALSFLGFGIQPPVSTWGNMLSNANEVVLEHPFIAVYPGLAILITVLAFNFLGDGLRDAFDPKSRL
- a CDS encoding FtsW/RodA/SpoVE family cell cycle protein, which gives rise to MKYDLRFPVVIAALLVVGLMTVSTAALSPRASSGIFSKQLLGVALAAAPIALMWWAGRDRIYRAAPYLYGLALLMQVSTFVIGKEVNGQRNWIVLGPLQFQPLEILKFALILMLAVTLREGFKGAKTYVRALAVFLPPLALVVIQDFGGAMVLCVMFAVMLLAARIPVWHAVLAALAVGTAVPTVLYPHLEPYQQKRLTIFLDPYQDPRGAGYQVIQSTIAVGSGGLQGKGYKQGSQSHNGFLPEAHTDFAVSTWLEEQGFVGGVVVLVLYGALFWGLAGMAGEAPRLQDQVLFAGILGQIGFQVLENIGAALSVLPLTGITLPLISYGLSSLVSTLSTLGLAYVVYRDRYLGQI